In Nitrosococcus oceani ATCC 19707, the following proteins share a genomic window:
- the nuoI gene encoding NADH-quinone oxidoreductase subunit NuoI, giving the protein MNTLRSYIKSFLLWELLLGLKLTGRYLFTKKVTVQFPEERTPQSPRFRGLHALRRYPNGEERCIACKLCEAVCPALAITIDSEQREDGTRRTTRYDIDLFKCIYCGFCEESCPVDSIVETRILDYHFEERGEHILHKEQLLALGDKYEAQIAADRAADAPYR; this is encoded by the coding sequence ATGAATACCCTGCGTTCGTACATTAAGAGTTTTTTACTGTGGGAATTACTGCTGGGTCTTAAATTGACTGGCCGTTATTTGTTCACAAAAAAGGTTACAGTCCAGTTCCCCGAAGAGCGGACGCCTCAATCACCCCGGTTTCGCGGTCTCCATGCTTTACGCCGCTATCCCAACGGTGAAGAACGTTGCATCGCTTGCAAACTCTGTGAAGCGGTTTGTCCAGCGTTAGCGATTACCATCGATTCCGAACAACGGGAAGACGGAACCCGTCGTACGACTCGTTATGATATCGATCTTTTTAAGTGTATTTACTGCGGTTTTTGTGAGGAGTCCTGCCCGGTCGATTCTATCGTGGAGACTCGGATCCTTGATTATCATTTTGAAGAGCGAGGCGAGCATATTCTCCACAAAGAACAATTATTGGCGCTGGGTGACAAATATGAAGCCCAAATTGCTGCCGATAGGGCCGCTGATGCACCTTATCGTTAA
- the nuoH gene encoding NADH-quinone oxidoreductase subunit NuoH — protein sequence MFDFLPSSLQVTLPILFKIVAIVLPLILIVAWLTFAERKIIGYMQGRIGPNRVGPRGWLQPIADTVKLLLKEIIIPASANRILFLLAPVLAIAPALAVWAVIPFDAHLVLADINAALLYILAIGSMSVYGIILAGWASNSKYAFLGAMRSAAQVVSYEIAMGFALVGVLIAGGSLNLGEIVQAQEGGFWHWFWLPLFPLFLIYFISGVAETNRLPFDVAEGESEIVAGFHVEYSGMAFALFFLAEYIEMILVSTLAALMFLGGWLSPFQGTVLEAIFEWVPGIVWLLIKTAIFLFFYLWFRATFPRYRYDQIMRLGWKVFIPITIVWLLVVGGARVAQLGPWFT from the coding sequence ATGTTTGATTTTCTACCTTCATCGCTTCAGGTGACGCTGCCGATTCTCTTTAAGATCGTAGCTATCGTGTTGCCGCTGATATTGATAGTCGCCTGGTTGACTTTTGCCGAGCGGAAGATCATTGGTTATATGCAGGGCCGGATAGGTCCAAATCGTGTTGGACCCAGGGGTTGGCTGCAGCCTATTGCGGATACTGTCAAACTCCTTCTCAAGGAAATTATTATCCCGGCTAGCGCCAACCGAATCCTGTTTTTGCTAGCGCCGGTGCTTGCTATTGCTCCGGCCCTTGCTGTTTGGGCGGTGATCCCCTTCGATGCCCATTTAGTTCTCGCGGATATCAACGCTGCTTTACTGTACATTCTCGCCATTGGCTCCATGAGCGTATATGGCATTATCCTGGCGGGTTGGGCTTCTAACTCCAAATATGCCTTTCTGGGGGCCATGCGTTCTGCTGCTCAGGTCGTGTCTTATGAAATCGCCATGGGCTTTGCGCTGGTGGGCGTGTTGATTGCGGGTGGTAGCCTTAATCTTGGCGAGATCGTGCAAGCCCAGGAAGGAGGATTTTGGCACTGGTTTTGGCTGCCTTTATTTCCCTTATTCCTAATTTATTTTATCTCTGGGGTGGCAGAGACTAACCGTTTGCCTTTCGATGTGGCCGAAGGAGAATCTGAGATTGTTGCCGGTTTTCATGTGGAATATTCTGGTATGGCTTTTGCTCTCTTTTTCCTCGCTGAATACATTGAGATGATCCTAGTATCCACTCTAGCGGCTTTGATGTTTTTGGGTGGATGGTTATCCCCGTTTCAGGGAACGGTACTAGAGGCTATATTTGAATGGGTTCCTGGCATCGTTTGGCTCCTGATAAAGACGGCTATATTTTTATTCTTTTATCTTTGGTTTCGGGCTACCTTTCCTCGTTATCGATACGATCAAATCATGCGCCTTGGTTGGAAGGTATTCATTCCTATCACCATCGTTTGGTTGTTGGTAGTGGGGGGCGCACGGGTTGCCCAGCTAGGCCCTTGGTTCACGTAA
- the nuoG gene encoding NADH-quinone oxidoreductase subunit NuoG produces MKPGMVKIEIDGTELQVKAGKMLIEVADEIGVDIPRFCYHKHLSIAANCRMCLVEVEKSRKPLPACATPVADGMKIFTSSPRAIAAQKGVMEFLLINHPLDCPICDQGGECELQDLAMGYGNDISRFTERKRVVKDKNIGPLIKTDLTRCIHCTRCVRFGQEIAGIKELGATGRGEHMEIGTYIEQSLASELAGNVIDLCPVGALTDKPFRYRARAWEMAGHPTISPHDSVGANIELHIRRNEVMRAVPRDNEAVNETWIADRDRYGWLGLTHEERLHRPMVKQEGVWRETDWEEALETAAKGLQWVAEEAGSTQLGGLASPYATVEELSLFQKLLRGLHSNNIDHRLRRQDFRDQEFEPETVPLGCTIEELEQSDCILVVGANIHKEQPLFGLRLRKAALRGAALMYINPVDYLVRFPVAEKIIAGPQGMLRALAGVTKCLAASKGKSLDAGWTSLLADIQPTETERAMADQLANALHGRILLGGIAEGHPHFSVLRALADLACQLGGCQLGFFPSGGNAVGAALAGVLPHRGPGGGRAPVRGLNGQAMLEAELRGYLLLAVEPEFDCADPLSAQKALRNADFVVSLTAFRSQAMLDYANVLLPIATYVETSGTFVNAEGRWQSFTGAVPPPGEARPAWKVLRVLANLLQIPDFNYLSSQEIHDELRHQIENLAKPQALTPWRPETLGSTNDDSSLVRIADTFIYGTDGLVRRSRPLQESPDGQAARQAYMNSADATRLGLSNAERIAVDQGNGQVILPFAVDDSVAEGCLRLAAAFEEAGALGAPFMPIKVTAAE; encoded by the coding sequence ATGAAACCGGGAATGGTCAAAATTGAGATTGATGGTACTGAACTCCAGGTAAAAGCCGGGAAGATGCTCATCGAGGTAGCTGATGAGATTGGCGTTGATATCCCTCGGTTCTGCTATCATAAACACCTATCGATTGCTGCCAACTGTCGGATGTGTTTGGTGGAGGTGGAAAAATCCAGAAAGCCTCTGCCTGCTTGCGCCACCCCCGTGGCGGATGGCATGAAGATATTTACCAGTTCGCCCCGCGCTATTGCGGCCCAAAAGGGGGTGATGGAGTTTTTGCTCATTAACCACCCGTTGGATTGCCCTATCTGTGATCAAGGGGGTGAGTGCGAGCTACAGGATCTGGCCATGGGTTATGGTAATGATATTTCCCGCTTTACCGAGCGTAAACGGGTAGTGAAGGACAAGAATATCGGGCCTTTGATTAAAACCGATCTGACCCGCTGTATCCACTGCACACGTTGTGTTCGCTTTGGCCAGGAGATCGCTGGCATAAAGGAATTAGGGGCGACCGGGCGCGGTGAGCACATGGAGATTGGTACCTATATTGAACAGAGTTTAGCGTCGGAATTAGCAGGAAATGTAATTGATCTCTGCCCGGTAGGCGCGTTGACAGATAAACCTTTCCGCTACCGTGCTCGGGCTTGGGAAATGGCGGGACATCCTACTATTTCTCCCCACGATAGTGTAGGTGCCAACATTGAATTGCATATACGGCGAAATGAGGTGATGCGGGCTGTTCCCCGGGATAACGAAGCGGTGAATGAAACCTGGATTGCTGATCGTGACCGTTATGGCTGGCTTGGCTTAACCCATGAAGAACGGTTACATCGGCCTATGGTTAAGCAAGAGGGCGTTTGGCGTGAAACCGATTGGGAGGAGGCGTTGGAAACTGCTGCTAAGGGCCTGCAATGGGTTGCTGAAGAGGCCGGGAGCACCCAACTAGGCGGGCTTGCCTCACCCTATGCGACTGTTGAGGAACTCTCCTTATTTCAGAAGCTATTGCGAGGTCTGCATAGTAACAACATTGACCATCGCCTGCGGCGGCAAGATTTTCGCGATCAGGAATTTGAGCCAGAGACAGTGCCCCTAGGCTGTACCATTGAAGAGCTGGAGCAGTCGGATTGCATTTTAGTGGTGGGGGCGAATATACATAAAGAGCAACCCTTGTTTGGGTTGCGCCTGCGCAAAGCGGCGCTTCGGGGCGCAGCCCTTATGTATATTAACCCTGTGGATTATCTAGTCCGCTTCCCCGTTGCAGAGAAGATAATTGCGGGGCCTCAGGGTATGCTCCGAGCCTTGGCTGGTGTAACTAAGTGTTTAGCAGCAAGCAAGGGCAAGTCCTTGGATGCCGGATGGACCTCTCTATTAGCCGATATTCAGCCTACCGAGACAGAGCGGGCAATGGCGGATCAACTGGCTAATGCCTTGCACGGGAGGATATTATTAGGCGGGATAGCTGAGGGACATCCTCATTTTTCGGTATTACGTGCTTTAGCAGATTTGGCGTGCCAGTTGGGTGGTTGCCAGCTAGGTTTTTTCCCTTCGGGAGGCAATGCCGTGGGTGCAGCCTTAGCCGGTGTTCTTCCCCATCGGGGGCCTGGCGGCGGCCGTGCGCCAGTACGGGGCCTCAATGGGCAGGCAATGCTCGAAGCAGAACTTCGGGGCTATTTGTTGCTGGCAGTTGAACCTGAGTTTGACTGTGCCGATCCTCTGTCGGCTCAGAAGGCTCTTCGGAATGCAGACTTTGTCGTTTCATTAACGGCATTTCGCAGTCAGGCTATGCTGGACTACGCTAATGTGCTGTTACCTATCGCCACCTATGTTGAGACCTCGGGGACTTTCGTAAATGCCGAAGGCCGTTGGCAGAGTTTTACAGGAGCTGTCCCTCCTCCGGGGGAGGCGCGTCCGGCCTGGAAGGTGCTGCGAGTGCTTGCCAATCTGCTTCAAATTCCTGATTTCAATTATCTTTCTTCTCAAGAGATCCATGATGAGCTGCGCCATCAAATAGAGAATCTTGCTAAGCCTCAGGCATTAACTCCATGGCGTCCAGAAACTCTTGGAAGCACGAATGACGATAGTTCTTTGGTGCGTATTGCGGACACGTTTATCTATGGGACGGATGGATTGGTTCGGCGTAGTCGCCCGCTGCAGGAAAGTCCCGATGGCCAAGCTGCTCGCCAAGCTTATATGAATAGCGCTGATGCGACCCGTCTAGGTCTAAGCAATGCCGAACGAATTGCGGTGGACCAAGGAAATGGACAAGTCATTTTACCTTTTGCGGTTGATGACTCTGTAGCGGAAGGGTGTTTACGGCTGGCTGCTGCCTTTGAAGAGGCGGGGGCCTTGGGCGCTCCTTTTATGCCTATTAAGGTTACTGCAGCGGAGTAA
- the nuoF gene encoding NADH-quinone oxidoreductase subunit NuoF: MIALNQVCFRTLDLDPPWGLESYLKVKGYEVWKRILREKTPPSKIIDEIKASGLRGRGGAGFPTGLKWSFMPKDLAGIKYIVCNSDEGEPGTFKDRDILRYNPHQLIEGMAIAGYAIGAAVGYNYTRGEFSEPIERFEAALEEAYQAGLLGKNILASGVDFDLYSHPGAGAYICGEETALLESLEGKKGMPRYKPPFPAGFGLYGRPTTINNTETLASVPVILEKGGQWFLKLGTPTSGGTKIFSVSGHVNRPGNYEVPMGISFKDLLELAGGMRNGNALKAVIPGGTSVPVMPAEAIMAANMDYDSLAKAGSLLGAGSVIIMDETTCMVRALERISAFYREESCGQCTPCREGTGWLYRVVHRIEQGQGTQEDLDKVVNVAENIDGHTICALGDAAAAPVISFIKHFRDEFQYHIDHKRCLVGSGS; the protein is encoded by the coding sequence ATGATCGCTCTCAACCAAGTCTGTTTTCGCACATTGGATCTCGACCCTCCGTGGGGATTGGAAAGTTATCTAAAGGTAAAGGGGTATGAAGTTTGGAAACGCATTCTGAGAGAAAAAACTCCGCCTTCCAAGATCATTGATGAGATCAAAGCTTCTGGTCTTCGAGGTCGTGGAGGGGCGGGATTTCCCACGGGATTGAAATGGAGTTTTATGCCCAAGGATTTAGCAGGTATCAAATATATTGTTTGTAATTCCGATGAGGGGGAGCCGGGTACCTTCAAAGACCGGGATATTCTTCGCTATAACCCCCATCAGTTGATTGAAGGGATGGCCATTGCGGGTTATGCCATTGGCGCAGCAGTAGGTTATAACTATACCCGCGGTGAGTTTAGCGAGCCCATTGAACGTTTTGAAGCGGCCTTGGAGGAGGCTTATCAGGCGGGCCTGCTGGGCAAAAATATCCTGGCATCAGGAGTCGACTTCGATCTCTACTCCCATCCCGGCGCGGGGGCTTATATTTGTGGCGAGGAGACGGCTTTGCTGGAATCCCTAGAGGGCAAAAAAGGCATGCCTCGCTATAAGCCGCCGTTTCCCGCTGGCTTTGGCCTCTATGGTAGACCTACAACCATTAATAATACCGAGACTCTTGCTTCGGTGCCCGTGATTCTAGAAAAGGGGGGTCAATGGTTCTTGAAGTTGGGAACGCCAACCAGCGGGGGAACCAAAATTTTTAGTGTCTCGGGGCATGTCAACCGGCCCGGTAATTATGAGGTCCCCATGGGAATCTCATTTAAAGACTTGCTTGAATTAGCAGGTGGGATGCGTAATGGGAATGCCCTGAAGGCGGTTATTCCTGGAGGAACTTCCGTACCGGTAATGCCTGCGGAGGCTATCATGGCCGCTAATATGGATTACGACTCCCTTGCCAAGGCTGGTTCGTTACTGGGTGCGGGTTCAGTCATCATTATGGATGAAACAACCTGTATGGTGCGGGCTCTGGAGCGGATCTCAGCCTTCTATCGCGAAGAATCCTGTGGTCAATGTACGCCTTGCCGGGAGGGGACGGGATGGCTATATCGAGTGGTTCACCGCATTGAACAAGGCCAGGGTACGCAAGAAGATTTGGATAAGGTGGTCAATGTAGCCGAAAATATTGATGGCCATACTATTTGCGCTCTGGGAGATGCCGCTGCGGCGCCAGTAATAAGCTTTATCAAACACTTCCGAGATGAGTTTCAATATCACATCGATCATAAGCGATGCTTAGTCGGAAGCGGGTCCTGA
- the nuoE gene encoding NADH-quinone oxidoreductase subunit NuoE, which produces MSVGQPERRKSRNREEENLLSSEVRQQIDYWIAKYPPERKQSAVIPALHIVQAVNGGYLTDKLLDAVAEYLEMRPISVYEVATFYSMYELKPIGRHKISVCTNISCQLSGSDEVVAHLQKRLGIGFGETTPDHRFTVKEAECLGACGGAPMMMAGHTYHENLTSEKIDQILEALK; this is translated from the coding sequence GTGAGCGTAGGACAGCCAGAACGGAGAAAATCAAGAAATCGAGAAGAAGAAAATCTTCTCTCCTCTGAAGTACGGCAGCAAATTGATTATTGGATCGCAAAATATCCTCCGGAGCGAAAGCAATCTGCGGTTATTCCCGCCTTGCATATCGTGCAAGCAGTTAATGGAGGTTATTTGACTGATAAACTTTTGGATGCGGTAGCTGAATATCTGGAGATGCGTCCGATCAGTGTTTATGAAGTGGCTACATTCTATTCTATGTATGAATTAAAGCCAATCGGCCGGCATAAAATCAGTGTTTGCACTAATATTTCATGCCAGCTTAGTGGCTCTGATGAGGTCGTGGCCCATTTACAGAAACGCTTAGGGATCGGTTTCGGGGAGACGACGCCGGATCATCGTTTTACGGTTAAAGAAGCTGAATGCCTGGGCGCTTGTGGTGGGGCACCCATGATGATGGCAGGGCATACCTATCATGAAAATTTAACCTCAGAAAAGATCGATCAAATCCTTGAGGCTTTAAAATGA
- a CDS encoding NADH-quinone oxidoreductase subunit D translates to MAEIRNFTLNFGPQHPAAHGVLRLVLEMDGEIIQRADPHVGLLHRATEKLAESKPFNQSIGYMDRLDYVSMMCNEHGYVKAIETLLGIEPPLRAQYIRTMFDEITRILNHLMWLGAHGLDIGAMTVFLYCFREREDLMDCYEAVSGARMHATYYRPGGVYRDLPETMPGYQPSKWHNEKEVAIINRNREGSLLDFIEDFTARFPTCVDEYETLLTDNRIWKQRTVGIGVVTPERALQLGFTGPMLRGSGVEWDLRKKQPYAAYDQIDFDIPVGVNGDCYDRYLVRIEEMRQSNQIIKQCVDWLRKNPGPVIVNNYKVAAPPREKMKNDMEVLIHHFKLFTEGYCVPEGEAYAAVEAPKGEFGVYLISDGANKPYRLKVRAPGFAHLAAMDEMVQGHMLADVVAIIGTMDIVFGEIDR, encoded by the coding sequence ATGGCTGAGATCCGGAATTTTACTCTTAATTTTGGCCCGCAGCACCCAGCAGCCCATGGGGTTTTGCGGTTAGTGCTAGAAATGGATGGAGAGATTATCCAGCGGGCTGATCCTCACGTGGGTCTGTTGCATCGGGCTACAGAAAAACTCGCTGAGAGCAAGCCGTTCAATCAGAGCATCGGGTATATGGACCGGTTAGACTATGTGTCCATGATGTGCAATGAACACGGTTATGTGAAAGCGATTGAAACACTCCTCGGCATTGAGCCACCCTTACGGGCACAGTATATTCGGACGATGTTCGATGAAATTACCCGTATTCTTAATCATCTCATGTGGCTGGGTGCCCATGGCCTAGATATCGGCGCCATGACGGTGTTTTTATACTGCTTCCGGGAGCGGGAGGATCTTATGGACTGCTATGAAGCGGTTTCAGGAGCTCGTATGCATGCGACTTATTATCGTCCCGGTGGGGTTTATCGCGACTTGCCGGAGACGATGCCTGGATATCAGCCTTCTAAGTGGCATAACGAAAAAGAGGTGGCAATAATTAATCGGAATCGAGAGGGATCTTTGCTTGATTTTATTGAAGATTTTACCGCCCGCTTTCCTACTTGTGTGGATGAATATGAAACCCTGTTGACGGATAATCGAATCTGGAAACAGCGTACGGTTGGCATTGGAGTCGTCACGCCGGAGCGTGCATTGCAACTGGGTTTTACGGGACCGATGCTGCGTGGCTCGGGAGTGGAATGGGATTTACGGAAAAAACAACCCTATGCTGCGTATGACCAAATAGATTTTGATATTCCTGTGGGGGTTAACGGGGACTGCTATGACCGTTATTTGGTACGGATAGAAGAGATGCGCCAGTCCAACCAAATTATCAAGCAGTGCGTGGACTGGCTACGAAAAAATCCTGGACCGGTTATAGTGAATAACTATAAGGTTGCTGCCCCCCCGCGGGAGAAAATGAAAAATGATATGGAGGTGCTGATCCATCATTTCAAGCTATTTACCGAAGGGTATTGCGTCCCGGAAGGTGAAGCTTATGCGGCAGTAGAAGCACCCAAGGGTGAATTTGGGGTTTATCTTATCTCGGATGGGGCTAATAAACCCTACCGGCTTAAAGTTCGAGCGCCGGGGTTTGCCCATTTAGCCGCTATGGACGAAATGGTACAAGGCCACATGCTTGCCGATGTGGTTGCCATTATCGGAACCATGGATATCGTGTTTGGGGAGATCGATCGGTGA
- a CDS encoding NADH-quinone oxidoreductase subunit C yields MANSVAELRRRIEGRFDGEIGFCRLERGELTIEVPREFYFAVCKALRDEENFGFEQLIDLCGVDYMEYGLSDWETKKATVDGFSRAVERRQYKKQAWTRSRFAVVVHLLSVRHNWRLRVRTFVDEEILVAPSVIQLWASVNWFEREAFDLFGILFEGHPDLRRILTDYGFIGHPFRKDFPLSGNVEMRYDPEQQRVIYEPVSIEPRVLVPRVIRDDHRYQIKASGDEGGHG; encoded by the coding sequence ATGGCGAACAGTGTAGCGGAATTACGAAGGCGTATTGAGGGCCGCTTCGATGGTGAAATAGGCTTCTGCCGCCTTGAACGCGGGGAACTCACAATTGAGGTGCCCCGCGAATTCTATTTTGCGGTTTGTAAAGCGCTGCGAGATGAAGAGAATTTCGGCTTTGAACAGTTGATCGATTTATGTGGCGTGGATTATATGGAATATGGTCTTAGTGATTGGGAGACCAAAAAAGCTACGGTAGACGGTTTTAGTCGTGCTGTGGAACGGAGGCAATACAAAAAACAGGCTTGGACCAGGTCGCGTTTTGCCGTAGTCGTTCACCTCCTTTCGGTGCGGCATAACTGGCGTTTGCGAGTGCGAACTTTTGTGGATGAAGAAATCTTGGTAGCGCCTTCAGTGATCCAGCTTTGGGCTTCGGTCAATTGGTTCGAGCGCGAAGCTTTTGATTTATTTGGTATTCTTTTTGAGGGTCATCCTGATCTTCGGCGTATTTTGACGGATTATGGTTTTATCGGCCATCCTTTCCGTAAGGATTTCCCGCTAAGCGGTAATGTAGAAATGCGCTACGATCCTGAGCAGCAGCGAGTTATCTACGAACCTGTAAGTATTGAACCTCGAGTACTGGTGCCTCGAGTGATTCGTGATGATCACCGCTACCAAATCAAGGCTTCAGGGGACGAAGGCGGCCATGGCTGA
- a CDS encoding NuoB/complex I 20 kDa subunit family protein produces MGIEGVLERGVVTTTADKLINWARTGSLWPMTFGLACCAVEMMHAGASRYDMDRFGVIFRPSPRQSDVMIVAGTLVNKMAPALRKVYDQMSEPRWVISMGSCANGGGYYHYSYSVVRGCDRIVPVDIYVPGCPPTAEALLYGIIQLQNKIKRNYTIAR; encoded by the coding sequence ATGGGAATAGAGGGCGTACTGGAGCGCGGCGTCGTCACGACTACCGCTGATAAGCTCATTAATTGGGCGAGAACGGGCTCTCTTTGGCCGATGACTTTTGGTCTTGCTTGCTGTGCTGTTGAGATGATGCATGCAGGAGCTTCCCGCTATGACATGGATCGCTTCGGTGTTATTTTTCGTCCTAGTCCACGCCAATCTGATGTGATGATTGTGGCTGGTACCCTAGTGAATAAAATGGCGCCTGCCCTGCGTAAGGTTTATGACCAAATGTCAGAGCCGCGTTGGGTAATTTCCATGGGTTCTTGTGCCAATGGTGGGGGTTATTACCATTACTCCTATTCTGTCGTTCGTGGTTGCGATCGTATCGTGCCAGTTGATATTTATGTTCCTGGTTGTCCTCCGACCGCAGAAGCTTTGCTCTACGGTATTATTCAGCTACAGAATAAGATAAAACGCAATTATACCATTGCCCGATAG
- a CDS encoding NADH-quinone oxidoreductase subunit A: MLENYIPVLVFIIVSLLLGGVMMVLGFGLAPYRPDREKTSPYECGFEAFEDARMKFDVRYYLVAILFIIFDLEIAFLFPWAVVLDDIGLFGFFSMVVFLAILVVGFVYEWKKGALEWE, from the coding sequence ATGCTTGAAAATTATATTCCTGTTTTAGTGTTCATCATCGTTAGTCTGCTACTAGGCGGCGTTATGATGGTTCTAGGCTTTGGTTTAGCACCATATCGCCCCGACCGCGAGAAAACCTCTCCTTATGAATGTGGGTTTGAGGCATTCGAAGATGCGCGCATGAAATTTGATGTTCGTTACTACTTAGTAGCGATTCTATTCATTATTTTTGATCTTGAAATTGCTTTTCTTTTTCCATGGGCTGTAGTTCTAGATGATATTGGCCTATTTGGCTTTTTCTCCATGGTTGTCTTTTTAGCCATCTTAGTTGTCGGTTTTGTCTATGAATGGAAAAAAGGAGCTTTAGAATGGGAATAG
- the secG gene encoding preprotein translocase subunit SecG, producing the protein MHSVLLVLHIVVAVALVGLVLIQHGKGADAGAAFGSGASATVFGARGSGSFLTRASAILAATFFITSLSLAYFSVRKPQETSVTQTVEPRVVADENMVIPSLPKEEDEEGAAKKLLEDDQGKGGEESSESLAAPSEIPALPSEASPEQ; encoded by the coding sequence ATGCATAGTGTACTATTGGTTCTTCATATTGTGGTCGCCGTAGCGTTAGTCGGCTTAGTGCTCATTCAGCATGGTAAAGGGGCTGATGCGGGCGCTGCTTTCGGTAGCGGTGCATCGGCAACTGTATTCGGAGCACGTGGCTCGGGGAGTTTTCTTACCCGGGCTAGTGCTATACTGGCAGCAACATTTTTCATCACCAGCTTATCATTGGCCTATTTTTCTGTGCGAAAGCCCCAGGAAACGAGTGTTACCCAAACCGTGGAGCCAAGGGTTGTCGCTGATGAAAATATGGTGATTCCTTCTTTGCCTAAAGAAGAGGATGAAGAGGGGGCGGCTAAAAAACTTCTTGAAGATGATCAAGGAAAGGGGGGGGAGGAGTCCTCTGAGTCTCTAGCAGCACCCTCCGAAATTCCAGCATTGCCATCTGAGGCGTCGCCTGAGCAATAA
- the tpiA gene encoding triose-phosphate isomerase produces the protein MRTPLVVGNWKMNGSRAANRALLESMRKEMEAGVTAEVAVCPPFVYLADMESLLQGSVINWGAQNLSHHEVGAYTGEIAPSMLADLGCRFVIVGHSERRTLYGETDSLVAEKAIVAQKVNIIPIICVGETLQEREQNITEQVVKRQLNAVLELAGVNALEKAVIAYEPIWAIGTGRTATPEQAQEVHALIRSHVAIQNSGIAEELLILYGGSVKGNNAAELLAMPDIDGGLIGGASLDAKEFLTICQAAG, from the coding sequence GTGCGTACACCCCTAGTTGTTGGTAACTGGAAGATGAATGGTTCGCGGGCCGCCAACCGCGCTTTGTTAGAATCCATGCGCAAAGAAATGGAGGCTGGAGTAACTGCGGAGGTGGCGGTTTGCCCGCCTTTTGTATATCTTGCTGACATGGAATCTTTGTTACAGGGATCGGTTATTAATTGGGGCGCTCAAAATTTATCTCACCATGAAGTGGGAGCGTATACTGGAGAAATCGCCCCTTCCATGCTAGCTGATCTAGGCTGCCGTTTTGTCATTGTAGGCCACTCCGAACGGCGTACCCTCTATGGAGAAACGGATAGTCTCGTGGCTGAAAAGGCTATTGTTGCCCAGAAGGTAAATATTATTCCTATCATTTGTGTTGGTGAAACTCTGCAAGAGCGCGAGCAAAATATTACTGAACAAGTTGTAAAGCGCCAGCTAAATGCCGTTTTAGAGCTTGCTGGCGTTAACGCCTTAGAGAAAGCTGTTATTGCCTATGAACCGATATGGGCCATTGGTACTGGCCGTACTGCGACTCCCGAACAAGCCCAGGAGGTGCATGCTCTCATACGAAGTCATGTGGCAATTCAGAATTCCGGTATAGCAGAGGAATTGCTCATTCTCTATGGTGGCAGCGTCAAGGGAAACAATGCGGCGGAATTATTAGCGATGCCGGATATCGATGGTGGTTTAATTGGCGGGGCCTCCCTGGATGCCAAAGAATTCTTGACAATCTGCCAAGCGGCGGGCTAA